In Candidatus Poribacteria bacterium, the following are encoded in one genomic region:
- a CDS encoding LamG domain-containing protein: MLQKVIFVLLTLAIALITTNLPAQIVEDGLVSYWSFDANKISGKTVTDGTGSYDGTIKGSPKKVAGKIGDALEFDGNEANFVEIDKPEEFDFNVDFTWSAWIKTDSSGPGVIFAKTGGPGTDDKGPKTLWVRNGVLNLDTGWVGNVADTENIADNKWHHIAVTGAPEDSAVQYYVDGKATGKGILNLAQFPEDDWENHVFIGLDGRADGEFGVFTGIVDEFSIYNRVLEEAEINQNAKSETGLAVDPKGKLAATWGAIKARR, from the coding sequence GTGCTTCAAAAGGTAATTTTTGTGTTATTAACACTTGCCATCGCTCTAATCACAACCAACCTCCCTGCCCAAATTGTTGAGGACGGATTGGTCAGTTATTGGAGTTTCGATGCAAACAAAATCAGTGGAAAAACCGTCACCGACGGGACAGGCAGCTACGACGGGACTATCAAGGGTAGCCCGAAAAAGGTTGCTGGTAAGATTGGTGACGCGTTAGAATTTGATGGAAACGAAGCGAACTTCGTCGAAATTGATAAACCTGAAGAATTTGATTTCAATGTCGATTTTACATGGTCGGCATGGATTAAGACCGATAGTTCTGGTCCCGGCGTAATTTTCGCGAAAACCGGTGGGCCCGGCACGGATGATAAGGGTCCCAAAACCTTATGGGTTCGCAATGGTGTCCTTAACTTGGATACCGGCTGGGTTGGTAATGTCGCAGATACAGAAAACATTGCTGATAATAAGTGGCACCACATCGCTGTTACTGGCGCGCCAGAGGATAGTGCGGTTCAGTACTATGTAGATGGTAAAGCGACAGGTAAAGGCATACTTAATCTCGCCCAATTCCCTGAAGACGACTGGGAAAACCATGTTTTCATCGGATTAGATGGCAGAGCGGACGGTGAATTTGGTGTGTTTACCGGCATCGTTGACGAATTTAGTATCTACAACAGAGTTCTTGAAGAAGCCGAAATCAATCAGAATGCTAAGTCTGAAACGGGGTTGGCAGTTGATCCGAAGGGGAAACTCGCTGCGACATGGGGTGCTATCAAAGCAAGGC